One stretch of Coriobacteriia bacterium DNA includes these proteins:
- a CDS encoding DUF2892 domain-containing protein: MGVNLGMLERTIRVAIGIVLIAIGLFVVRGILGIVVALVGALLIFSGSIGFCHVKKFFGIGTSKRT; encoded by the coding sequence GTGGGCGTCAATCTAGGGATGCTCGAACGAACCATCCGCGTCGCAATCGGCATCGTCCTGATCGCCATCGGGTTGTTTGTTGTGAGGGGGATTCTCGGCATCGTGGTGGCGCTCGTCGGCGCCTTGCTGATCTTCAGCGGGTCCATCGGATTTTGCCACGTGAAGAAGTTCTTCGGCATCGGGACCTCGAAGCGGACCTAG
- a CDS encoding OsmC family protein: MDVVQARWTQNRQFVGWDSKQHGIVMDTPADGSGEGTGWRPVELLLLGMAGCTGIDVVSILEKKREDLRGLEIEVKGEPFLDGFPHYYETIEVKYTVTGVGIKPASVAQAIELSEAKYCSVKGCLGPQCVVKTTFEIVEFQPQIGPKSRG, encoded by the coding sequence GTGGATGTAGTTCAGGCTCGTTGGACGCAGAACCGGCAGTTCGTGGGATGGGATTCGAAGCAGCACGGAATCGTGATGGACACGCCTGCGGACGGAAGCGGTGAGGGTACGGGCTGGCGCCCGGTGGAGTTGCTCTTGCTCGGCATGGCTGGCTGCACGGGGATCGACGTCGTTTCGATTCTCGAGAAGAAGCGTGAAGATCTGCGAGGTCTCGAGATTGAGGTCAAAGGCGAGCCGTTCCTGGATGGATTTCCGCACTACTACGAGACGATCGAGGTCAAGTACACCGTCACTGGCGTGGGAATCAAGCCAGCGTCAGTCGCCCAAGCCATCGAGCTCTCCGAGGCCAAGTACTGCTCGGTGAAGGGATGTCTCGGGCCGCAGTGCGTCGTGAAGACGACATTTGAAATCGTTGAGTTTCAGCCGCAGATCGGTCCCAAGAGCCGGGGCTAG
- a CDS encoding metallophosphoesterase: MTRVGLISDTHGWLDPRAIAALEREEPLAAIVHAGDIGGDPQVLYELGAIAPLTAVLGNCDAPIPGFDLPALASLVVADKRIAVIHDLASLGPIPAGVDIIVRGHSHIPGVQWRDGVLVANPGSATQRRNQPSCTVGVLEFGPNGDVEVRIVALDDLGARVR; encoded by the coding sequence GTGACTCGGGTTGGGCTGATCTCGGATACGCACGGCTGGCTCGACCCGCGCGCGATAGCTGCGCTCGAGCGCGAGGAGCCGCTCGCGGCAATCGTGCACGCCGGCGACATCGGCGGCGACCCGCAGGTGCTCTACGAGCTGGGAGCCATCGCACCACTCACTGCGGTTCTCGGCAACTGCGACGCACCGATTCCGGGCTTCGATCTGCCCGCTCTCGCATCCCTGGTCGTTGCTGACAAGCGCATCGCGGTGATCCACGACCTGGCCAGTCTCGGGCCGATTCCCGCGGGCGTCGATATCATCGTGCGCGGGCACTCGCACATCCCGGGCGTTCAGTGGCGTGATGGTGTGCTGGTGGCCAATCCCGGCTCGGCGACGCAGCGGCGCAATCAGCCGAGCTGCACGGTCGGCGTGCTCGAGTTCGGGCCGAACGGCGACGTCGAGGTGCGGATAGTGGCGCTCGACGACCTGGGAGCGCGCGTGCGCTAG
- a CDS encoding N-acetyltransferase, whose translation MISEIRTATPDECEGLWPAVSAEHLFATSDAFLAYCGAAPWQARVTERGEAALLGRWKKHLDVLAIRGVWADERDIPEFVRDATDRAAEHGFGRVLSPLLPEMFLSPYRTAGMRVKQRIVAIQGHPELVLPAHPPQGVTIREGTADDIEAVTALDSESFDEFWRWNREDLLGFLGAERLTVAEASGGAIIGYTLATVSRGAATLSRLATAPQARRAGIGSAMLFEVARWAVWQGAVTFSLCTQADNKASRRLYTRAGLTEIPERYAFAIKDVT comes from the coding sequence ATGATCTCGGAGATCCGGACGGCGACCCCCGACGAGTGCGAAGGGCTGTGGCCGGCCGTCTCGGCGGAGCATCTGTTCGCGACCTCCGACGCGTTCCTCGCATACTGCGGCGCGGCGCCCTGGCAGGCCCGCGTCACGGAACGCGGCGAGGCGGCGCTGCTCGGCCGCTGGAAGAAACACCTCGATGTGCTTGCGATTCGGGGCGTGTGGGCAGACGAGCGCGACATCCCGGAGTTCGTCCGCGACGCCACCGATCGGGCCGCCGAGCACGGCTTCGGCCGCGTGCTCTCTCCGCTGCTCCCAGAGATGTTCTTGAGCCCGTACCGCACCGCCGGGATGCGGGTGAAGCAGCGGATCGTCGCCATCCAGGGGCATCCCGAGCTAGTGCTGCCGGCGCATCCACCTCAGGGCGTGACGATTCGCGAGGGCACGGCGGACGACATCGAGGCCGTGACCGCGCTCGACTCGGAGAGCTTCGACGAGTTCTGGCGCTGGAACCGCGAGGACCTGCTTGGCTTTCTCGGCGCCGAGCGACTCACCGTCGCCGAGGCCAGCGGGGGAGCAATCATCGGCTATACTCTGGCCACCGTGAGCAGGGGAGCGGCAACGCTATCTCGGCTGGCCACGGCACCGCAGGCGCGTCGGGCGGGCATCGGCAGTGCGATGCTGTTCGAGGTAGCCAGATGGGCGGTTTGGCAGGGAGCGGTGACGTTCTCGCTGTGCACGCAGGCTGACAACAAGGCGTCGCGTCGGCTGTACACACGAGCGGGGCTGACCGAGATTCCCGAGCGCTACGCATTCGCCATTAAGGACGTTACGTGA
- a CDS encoding rhodanese-like domain-containing protein produces the protein MFGWGVKTVTVAELEEKLAAGKTVLIDVREPYEFAGGHVKVAVNVPLGQLGSKLGKFDPSAETFVICQSGHRSVTAVSMMKRAGFEHAYSVKGGTSAWRGKLVR, from the coding sequence ATGTTCGGATGGGGAGTGAAGACCGTTACCGTCGCCGAGCTCGAGGAAAAGCTTGCGGCGGGCAAGACCGTTCTGATTGACGTACGCGAGCCGTACGAGTTTGCCGGCGGCCATGTCAAGGTTGCCGTGAACGTGCCATTGGGTCAGCTCGGCTCCAAGCTGGGCAAGTTCGATCCGTCCGCCGAGACCTTCGTCATCTGCCAGTCGGGGCATCGCAGCGTGACTGCTGTGAGCATGATGAAGCGAGCGGGATTCGAGCACGCGTACAGCGTCAAAGGGGGCACTTCGGCGTGGCGCGGCAAGCTCGTGCGCTGA
- a CDS encoding sulfite exporter TauE/SafE family protein, whose product MRQLLTTLCIGLVSGVLSGAFGIGGGIITTPGIRLLLGAPALVAVGTPLPVIIPSAITGSLNYLRRGSLSVRVGVWCGIFGSAFAVLGALSTQYVGALFHADSGTIVLLATAALILYTAADMILQVIRPPRLGLEAAEERDAFAPSEPPAADHTAAAHARAASYGMARLTAPLPSAPASQPAPLWKLAIIGGLTGFYSGFLGLGGGFVLVPMLTRWLHFDIKKAIGTSLMAIAILAVPGTITHALLGHIDWWLAAALAVGVIPGAWLGSRFTLGSSDRATRIAFAVMLVVVGGWLAGAEMGWLPR is encoded by the coding sequence GTGAGGCAGCTGCTCACGACGTTGTGCATCGGGCTGGTTTCGGGCGTGCTCTCGGGTGCGTTCGGCATCGGCGGCGGCATCATCACTACTCCCGGAATTCGCCTGCTCCTCGGTGCGCCGGCGCTCGTGGCGGTGGGCACGCCGCTGCCGGTCATCATCCCCAGTGCGATCACCGGCTCGCTGAACTACCTGCGCCGCGGCTCGCTCAGCGTGCGCGTGGGAGTCTGGTGCGGAATCTTCGGCTCCGCGTTCGCGGTACTCGGCGCTCTGTCGACGCAGTACGTCGGGGCGCTTTTTCACGCCGACAGCGGCACGATCGTGTTGCTGGCCACCGCCGCGCTGATTCTCTACACAGCCGCCGATATGATTCTGCAGGTCATCCGCCCGCCGCGTCTGGGCCTCGAGGCCGCCGAGGAGCGCGATGCGTTCGCGCCGAGCGAACCTCCCGCAGCCGACCATACCGCCGCGGCTCACGCGCGCGCAGCGTCGTACGGCATGGCCAGGTTGACCGCGCCGCTCCCTTCCGCCCCTGCAAGCCAGCCCGCGCCGCTGTGGAAGCTGGCTATCATCGGTGGGCTGACGGGGTTCTACTCGGGCTTCCTCGGATTGGGCGGCGGCTTCGTGCTCGTGCCCATGCTCACGCGCTGGCTGCACTTCGACATCAAGAAGGCGATCGGCACCTCTCTCATGGCCATCGCGATTCTCGCGGTGCCGGGCACAATCACTCACGCGCTGCTGGGCCACATCGACTGGTGGCTGGCCGCGGCGCTGGCCGTCGGCGTCATCCCCGGCGCCTGGCTCGGTTCGCGCTTCACACTCGGGTCGAGCGACCGCGCCACTCGCATCGCCTTCGCGGTCATGCTGGTCGTGGTTGGCGGCTGGCTCGCCGGTGCCGAAATGGGCTGGCTGCCGAGATGA
- a CDS encoding HAD-IA family hydrolase, translated as MINAIVFDLDGLIVDTERTSLESWEEAYRHAGFELPLDLWQTTIGTWGAAFDPVEDLGQRRGRPLSAEEIEARREREWELAAELPMMPGVGRHLDQACTLGLSVGLASSSSRRWVQGQIERLGIAECFECVCTRDDVPQAKPDPSVYFRTLLYLGVDGTEALAYEDSNFGLLAAKAAGLRCVVVPGPLTAGSDFSLADVIVPSLADVDPQTLWNFVDAEYA; from the coding sequence GTGATCAATGCCATCGTCTTCGACCTCGACGGCCTTATCGTCGATACCGAGCGTACGTCGCTGGAGTCGTGGGAAGAGGCATATCGACACGCTGGCTTCGAGCTGCCGCTCGACCTGTGGCAGACTACGATCGGTACGTGGGGCGCCGCCTTCGACCCGGTGGAGGACCTCGGACAGCGCCGCGGCCGCCCGCTTTCCGCCGAGGAGATCGAGGCGCGTCGAGAGCGCGAGTGGGAGTTGGCCGCAGAGCTGCCGATGATGCCTGGCGTCGGCCGACACCTCGATCAGGCTTGCACGCTCGGGCTGTCAGTGGGGCTGGCGTCGAGCTCATCGCGGCGGTGGGTGCAGGGGCAGATCGAGCGCCTCGGCATCGCCGAGTGCTTCGAATGCGTGTGCACGCGAGACGACGTGCCGCAAGCCAAGCCCGATCCCAGCGTCTACTTCCGCACGCTGCTGTATCTGGGTGTCGACGGTACCGAGGCGCTCGCCTACGAGGACTCCAACTTCGGGCTGCTCGCAGCAAAAGCCGCTGGCCTGCGCTGCGTCGTGGTCCCCGGCCCTCTGACCGCCGGTAGCGACTTCTCACTCGCCGACGTCATCGTCCCGAGCCTGGCAGATGTCGACCCCCAAACCCTCTGGAACTTCGTAGACGCCGAATACGCGTAG
- a CDS encoding histidine kinase — protein MKSENRSALIDLAIASALVVLSLVTAFGLAAPDVSRWVALAGMGGIVTIAVALVWARFATRPDHVRALQSHKILRVANEALSYMRQGLTEESAQAVCRIILQASEAAAVAITDTDRVLGFAGTGEDHHEVGGPIITRATHEALESNEPRTLATREEIGCPRKDCALRAAIVVPLEMRGRAAGTLKFYYTSPRLLNETQAAMVEGLAQVLSTQLELSELERQTELATRMELKALQAQINPHFLFNTINTIASLIRTDPTRARELLREFAAFYRRTLEAGEKLIPLGTELAQTHRYLNFELARFGDRIVVQDAVEADMLNIPVPSFIVQPLVENAIAHGMREDGPLTVRLSSAHCGDEAVCIMVTDDGVGISPDRLPHVLEPGFGKGLGIALKNVDDRLKGHFGPGSGVHVESTEGQGTQVTLVLAHVAPEL, from the coding sequence TTGAAGAGCGAGAACCGCAGCGCACTGATCGACCTTGCGATTGCCAGCGCGCTCGTGGTGCTCTCGCTCGTCACAGCGTTCGGCCTCGCCGCCCCCGATGTCTCGCGCTGGGTCGCTTTGGCCGGCATGGGCGGAATCGTCACCATCGCCGTCGCGCTCGTGTGGGCGCGCTTCGCCACGCGCCCCGACCACGTTCGCGCGCTGCAGTCGCACAAGATCCTTCGAGTCGCCAACGAGGCTCTGTCCTACATGCGCCAAGGCCTTACCGAAGAGAGCGCTCAGGCGGTGTGCCGCATCATCCTGCAGGCCAGCGAGGCGGCGGCCGTCGCAATCACGGACACGGACCGGGTGCTCGGCTTCGCGGGCACCGGGGAGGACCACCACGAGGTCGGCGGTCCCATCATCACGAGGGCGACGCACGAAGCGCTTGAGAGCAACGAGCCGCGGACGCTCGCCACACGTGAGGAGATCGGCTGCCCCCGCAAGGACTGCGCTTTGCGGGCAGCAATCGTCGTCCCGCTGGAGATGCGCGGGCGTGCCGCTGGCACGCTGAAGTTCTACTACACGAGTCCTCGACTGCTCAACGAAACGCAGGCGGCGATGGTCGAGGGCTTGGCGCAGGTGCTGTCCACACAACTCGAACTCTCGGAGTTGGAGCGGCAGACAGAGCTCGCCACCCGCATGGAGCTCAAGGCGCTCCAGGCGCAGATCAACCCCCACTTCCTCTTCAACACCATCAACACGATCGCCTCGCTCATTCGAACCGACCCCACGCGAGCGCGCGAGCTCCTGCGCGAGTTCGCAGCGTTCTACCGCCGTACGCTGGAGGCCGGTGAGAAGCTCATCCCGCTCGGCACCGAGCTTGCGCAGACGCACCGATACCTGAACTTCGAGCTGGCACGCTTTGGCGACCGCATCGTCGTTCAAGACGCCGTCGAGGCCGACATGCTGAACATCCCCGTGCCGTCGTTCATCGTCCAGCCACTGGTCGAGAACGCGATTGCGCACGGGATGCGTGAGGACGGTCCGCTGACGGTGAGGCTGTCCTCGGCACACTGCGGGGACGAGGCGGTGTGCATCATGGTGACCGACGACGGCGTGGGAATCTCGCCCGATCGGCTGCCTCACGTGCTGGAACCCGGATTCGGCAAAGGGCTCGGGATTGCGCTCAAGAACGTTGACGATAGACTGAAAGGGCATTTCGGGCCGGGGTCGGGGGTCCACGTCGAGAGTACCGAGGGCCAGGGAACGCAAGTCACGCTTGTCCTCGCGCACGTAGCGCCCGAACTCTGA
- a CDS encoding LytTR family DNA-binding domain-containing protein, protein MLKALVVDDEAPARSELRYLLGECGGVEVVGEASNAVEALQLIKAIPYDVIFLDIQMPGLTGVQLAEVLSGLTHPPAIIFVTAHSEHAVKAFEVRATDYLVKPVEIDRLGQALARIEPVAEQAPARIERIPVEKAGKKLLVNVVDILYVMAKDDYSYLYTAADRYLSTISLAQLETKLMPVGFFRIHRRYLVNLSRVKEVVPMYGGTLLLTLSDDASTQIPVSRRRVPALKKALGL, encoded by the coding sequence ATGCTCAAGGCTCTCGTTGTCGACGACGAGGCTCCAGCGCGTTCGGAGTTGCGCTACCTGCTGGGCGAGTGCGGCGGCGTCGAGGTTGTCGGCGAGGCAAGCAACGCCGTCGAAGCCCTGCAGCTCATCAAGGCGATCCCGTATGACGTCATCTTCCTCGACATCCAGATGCCTGGCCTTACCGGCGTGCAGCTCGCCGAGGTGCTCTCGGGCCTGACGCACCCACCGGCGATCATCTTCGTCACCGCCCACAGTGAGCACGCGGTCAAGGCGTTTGAGGTCCGCGCGACCGACTACCTGGTCAAGCCCGTGGAGATCGACCGTCTCGGGCAGGCGCTCGCTCGCATCGAGCCGGTCGCCGAGCAGGCCCCCGCCCGCATCGAGCGCATCCCGGTAGAGAAGGCCGGCAAGAAGCTGCTGGTCAACGTTGTCGACATCCTCTATGTGATGGCCAAGGACGACTACAGCTACCTGTACACCGCGGCCGACCGTTACCTCTCGACGATCTCACTCGCTCAGCTCGAAACCAAGCTGATGCCGGTCGGCTTCTTCCGCATCCACCGCCGCTACCTGGTCAACCTTTCGCGCGTCAAAGAGGTCGTTCCGATGTACGGCGGCACGCTGCTGCTCACCCTCTCCGACGACGCCAGCACACAGATCCCTGTTTCGCGCCGTCGTGTCCCCGCGCTCAAGAAAGCATTGGGCCTCTAG